In Bordetella genomosp. 11, the sequence CCTCGTCGTCGTCATCGTCTTCGAGCGCGGCGAGGTCCTCGTCGGACAGCGCAAACGGCAGCACGTCGGCCAGCGTATCGGACCAGGCGGATTCTTCGCCGTCCTGGTCCAGTTTGACGAAGCGTTCGCCTTCCGCCAGGGTGATCTGGATGGCCCACAGGTACAGGCAGTCGTAGGCCTGTTCGTCGGTACCCGTCAGGCCGCCGCGGCTGCCCAGCAATCTGGCATCCGGGCCGCCCATTTGCACGCGCACGGGCTCGTGCTCGCCGCTTTCCAGTGCGTCCTCTTCGAGCGGTATGCCGAAAGTGACCCATTCGAGGCCGTCGGTCGCCGTACCGACTTCCGCCAGGACGGGTTTGCCCAGGTAGGCGCTGAGCGCGTCCGCCGTCTTGGCCAGCATATCGAGCTCGGCGGCCTGGAAGCGGGAAATGGAATCGGGAGGGGTGGCTGAAGCTGACATAAGCGTTCCTGCTGCTGCGTGGTCGCGTCTTGCGAAACGCGTGTCCGGAGTTGTAAGAATATCGAAAGACCGGCAAAAGGAGAATCGGCCGGCGTGCCGTCCCTGCTTTTTCTTTCTTTCCGTTGATTGCAATGCGTCGCTGGCGGCACGCGCCGAAGACCGGCCGGCCGACACGGCCTACAATTCCGTTTCGATCGGACAATTATCAAACACCCTCCATGGCTCAATACGTCTACACCATGAATCGCGTCGGCAAAATCGTGCCGCCCAAACGGCAGATCCTGCGCGATATATCGCTGTCCTTCTTTCCGGGCGCCAAGATCGGCGTGCTGGGCCTGAACGGCTCCGGCAAGTCGACGCTGCTGAAAATCATGGCCGGCGTCGACAAGGATATCGAGGGCGAAGCGATTCCCATGCCGGGCTTGAACATCGGCTACCTGCCGCAAGAGCCGCAGCTGAATCCCGCGCATACCGTGCGGCAGTCCGTCGAAGAAGGGCTGGGTGCCGTCGTCGCCGCGCGCAAGCGGCTGGACGAGGTCTATGCCGCCTACGCCGAACCGGATGCCGATTTCGACAAACTGGCGGCGGAACAGGCCGAACTGGAAGCCATCATCGCCGCCGCGGCCAGCAGCGGCGCGGACGATATCGAGCACCAGATGGAGATCGCCGCCGACGCCCTGCGCCTGCCGCCGTGGGACGCCTCGGTGGAGCACCTCTCCGGCGGTGAAAAGCGCCGCGTGGCCCTGTGCCGCCTGCTGTTGTCCAAGCCGGACATGCTGCTGCTGGACGAACCCACCAACCACCTGGATGCCGAAAGCGTCGAATGGCTGGAGCAGTTCCTGCAGAAGTTCCCCGGCACCGTGGTCGGCGTCACCCACGACCGCTATTTCCTGGACAACGCGGCGGAATGGATCCTCGAACTGGATCGCGGCCACGGCATCCCCTGGAAGGGCAACTACAGCTCCTGGCTGGAACAGAAAGACGCGCGCCTGAAGCAGGAAGAGGCCAGCGAATCCGCCCGCCAGAAGACCATCAAGAAAGAACTGGAGTGGGTGCGGCAGAATCCCAAGGGCCGCCAGGCCAAGGCCAAGGCCCGCATGGCGCGGTTCGAGGAGCTGTCCTC encodes:
- the ettA gene encoding energy-dependent translational throttle protein EttA, translated to MAQYVYTMNRVGKIVPPKRQILRDISLSFFPGAKIGVLGLNGSGKSTLLKIMAGVDKDIEGEAIPMPGLNIGYLPQEPQLNPAHTVRQSVEEGLGAVVAARKRLDEVYAAYAEPDADFDKLAAEQAELEAIIAAAASSGADDIEHQMEIAADALRLPPWDASVEHLSGGEKRRVALCRLLLSKPDMLLLDEPTNHLDAESVEWLEQFLQKFPGTVVGVTHDRYFLDNAAEWILELDRGHGIPWKGNYSSWLEQKDARLKQEEASESARQKTIKKELEWVRQNPKGRQAKAKARMARFEELSSYEYQKRNETQEIFIPVGERLGNEVVEFNGVSKAYGDRLLIDNLSFKVPPGAIVGIIGPNGAGKSTLFRMLAGREQPDSGTVTLGQTVRVAYVDQSRDSLTDGKTVFDAVADGADVLTVGKFEMSSRAYLGRFNFKGGDQNKIVGQLSGGERGRLHLAKTLIAGGNLLLLDEPSNDLDVETLRALEDALLEFPGSVMVISHDRWFLDRIATHILAFEGDSQVVFFDGNYQEYEADKRRRLGEEGAKPKRLRYKPLK